Within Desulfobacter sp., the genomic segment CTCCGTCTACTGAGCTTCATTGTTCCTCCTTGAATGAGTCGTTACTATGGGTACTTCATTTAATTTACATTTATTGTGATTGGCTTGATCCTTTTCTGATCCCCAGGCAGGTGCTGTCCGATCTCACTTTTTTGTAAATCAACTGGTCATCAGACCTGTCGATGATTGTGGTCAAATTCTGCACCACTTCCTGATCTTCAATCAGCACTTCCAGCACATCTCCCTTTTTCATGGTATTAAGGCTGCTTTTGCATTTCAGTAAATCCAGGGGGGAGGTCACCCCTCTGAGATCAAGTAGAATGTCTGCCGCCATATTGCCTCCATGTGAAAGGCCGGTTATTGGTTGATCCAACTCAGGACTATTGAACAGCAACAGTCGTGCCTGATCGGCTGTTAAAATCTGAATCTCTTTAAAATCTTGTTTTCATGCTTTATTTTTAATGTGTTGGGGCCGTATTGACTGTAAAGGTGTTAAATGGTATTAAGAAAACTGTTAAAATGATTTAACAGTCGATTAAACACTTTGTTTCCTGGAAATTAAAGGTGTCCCATGAACGATCATCAGATGAATACCTTCTGGAAAAAAATCGTTAATACCATCAATGAGGGTTTGATGTTTATTGGACCTGAAGGGTCAATACTGATGGTGAACAAGGCCTTTGAAAGTCTTACGGGGTATTCCTCCCGGGAAGCCATCGGTATGCCCTGCACCATGCTGGGATGCGATGCCTGCGAGCAGTTCATGCAGACAAGCGGACAAACCGCCTGGTGCAAGCTGTTTGAACCGGGCCATCAGGATATGAAAAAATGCCGCTGCCTGGTCAAATGCAAGGACGGCAGTTTTCTGCCGGTATTAAAAAACGCTTCAGTGCTATGGGATGAGCACCATACGGTGTTGGGGGTGGTGGAAACCCTGACCGATATCTCAGAGCTGGCCAGGCTGGATGAAAAACTCCATATCCTGTCACGGCAATGCGACAATGAAAATAATTTTTCTGGGATCGTTGGCAGATCCCCCAATATGCTGGCGGTGTTCGACATGATCCGCAAAGCCTCTGAGAGCAATGCACCGGTCATTATTCTGGGTGAAAGCGGGACGGGCAAGGAATTGGTGGCCGATGCCATCCATATGTACGGCACACGGAAACACGGGCCGTTTATCCAGCTCAACTGCGCCTCCTTGAATGAATCGGTATTGGAAAGTGAATTATTCGGTCATGCCAGGGGCGCGTTTACAGGCGCTTACAGCAACCGGGTGGGCCGTTTTGAGGCCGCCAACCACGGCGATCTTTTTCTGGATGAGATCGGGGACATTCCCCTCTCCCTTCAAACCAAGCTTCTCAGGGTGCTTGAATCCGGGCAGTTTGAACGTGTCGGCGATATCTCCCCCATTGAGGTGGATGTCAGGATCATATCCGCCACCAACAAAAACCTTGAAGAATTAATATTGAAAAATGAGTTCCGCCAGGATCTTTTTTTCCGGATCAATGTCATCCCCATCCA encodes:
- a CDS encoding sulfurtransferase TusA family protein produces the protein MAADILLDLRGVTSPLDLLKCKSSLNTMKKGDVLEVLIEDQEVVQNLTTIIDRSDDQLIYKKVRSDSTCLGIRKGSSQSQ
- a CDS encoding sigma 54-interacting transcriptional regulator, giving the protein MNDHQMNTFWKKIVNTINEGLMFIGPEGSILMVNKAFESLTGYSSREAIGMPCTMLGCDACEQFMQTSGQTAWCKLFEPGHQDMKKCRCLVKCKDGSFLPVLKNASVLWDEHHTVLGVVETLTDISELARLDEKLHILSRQCDNENNFSGIVGRSPNMLAVFDMIRKASESNAPVIILGESGTGKELVADAIHMYGTRKHGPFIQLNCASLNESVLESELFGHARGAFTGAYSNRVGRFEAANHGDLFLDEIGDIPLSLQTKLLRVLESGQFERVGDISPIEVDVRIISATNKNLEELILKNEFRQDLFFRINVIPIHLPPLRERKEDIPLLVTSFIRRLNEKTGKAVHGLDASSMELFMDYHWPGNVRELKNAMEYAFVVVEGSSIHLDHLPRNITTPSVTAPQIVFDQGRETRRDGEKAALIQALRQTKGNQTRAAELLNVTRVTVWHRMKKHGIDLKKVLSV